The window AGTAATCTTTTCATTAGCAATTCCAACGCAAACCATTGCAGACATAGTTTATGCTCAAGGATTTGCAAACGATACCGGTAGTAGTGCAAAATTGTCTGATTATGGCTGGTATTCATATTCAAATACGAATGCTTTGAATGTATCCGGCAACAATCGGGTTGCACAGCAAAACGGTTCAGCGGCGTTAACCGCTGTAAATGCGGATACTCCCTATGGAGATAACATTCCTCAAGGGTTCTATACGGCTGCTTCCGGGGCCATTTCTTTGGCATATGTCGAGTTGGCGTTAAGCGGGTATACAGATATTTCTTTATCATTTGGTGTACGAAATTCTGTGGACACGTCTTCAACCCGGTTTGCGATTAAAGTCGGAAGTGACTGGTATGTTTCAGAAACAACTTATAATCAAATAACATCTTCTTTTGTGACGTACTCGTTGGACTTATTAGCAGACACAGAGTTTCGTGCGGTGAATTTTACACCCAGTGTCGAACTTGCCATTTCTACAGATCCAGTCGTAGAATTCGGTGATATTGCCGGAAATATTACTGCGGTTGGATTTTTCCTCGATCCTAATCATGGAGGGGCCACAACAACTATGCGCGTTGACAACTTTATCGTCACGGCCATTCCTGAACCGGCAACCCTTGGACTGCTTATAACAAGCATTGCTGGAGTTCTCAGCCTGCGTCGTGTCCGTCGTGCGTAAGTGAATTAACACAGTAAAAACGCCGGCATTGTGAATGCCGGCGTTTTAGATGAATGCAGGCCGCAGGACTGGGATGGCGCGCTGTCGCTGTCTGCCGCATAAATAGGAATAAAAAATTGACTCTGCGAGCCAACGCTACAATTTTCTTTTCATTTGCGTTCATTTGTATTTATTCGCGGTTGCAATAAAATAAGCAAAAACAACAGAAAGGAGATTATGAAAAAAACACAAAGGAAACCGGTTATTCACATTGGAAAAACCAAAAAAGAAATCAGCATTGCAGCGGGAGAGCTGGGTGCACGCCTGATTCGTAAAGCGATTAAAGAAAAAGGCCGGGCGAATATTATTGTGGCGACCGGCGCGTCACAGCTCGATATGCTGCAGACTTTGACGACAGCAAAAAATATTGACTGGACGAAAGTCACCGCCTTTCATCTTGATGAATACATCGGTCTGCCGATTACCCATCCGGCGTCTTTCCGGAAATATCTGTGGGAACGGTTTGTTTCTCAGCTGCCGCTGCCGCTGGCGGCATTTCACTATTTAAATCCTGAAAAAAATCCGGTGGCGGAATGCCGGCGCGTCAGCGAAATCATCAGAAAACATCCGGTTGATGTCTGCTTCGCCGGATTCGGTGAAAACGGACATCTGGCATTTAACGATCCGCCGGCGGATTTTAAAACTGCGGAACCGTATATCGTTGTAGATCTGGATGAAGCCTGCCGGAAACAGCAGCTGGGTGAAGGCTGGTTTAAAACGCTGGCGCAGGTGCCGAAACAGGCAATATCGATGTCGGTAAAACAGATTATGAAATCGAAAGCGATTGTCTGCACTGTCCCGGGTAAGGTCAAAGCGCAGGCGGCGAAAGATTGTTTGAACGGAAAAATTACGCCGCAGCATCCGGCCTCCATTCTGCAACGCCATTCGTTTGTCCGGTATTTTCTGGATGAAGATGCTGCGTCACTGCTGGGAAAATAATTCATTCACCGCAAAAGAACGCAGAGAACGCGAAAGAGAAACCGCCAGAAAACCACGAATGGACACAATTGTTTTTTACAAAGAGAAAACGAAGGAAAAGAAGAATTTCATTCATTAATGCCGATTCGTGTTAATTCGTGGTTAAAATAATTTTGCCGGAATAATTTTGCAAAAAGAAGACGTGCGTAAAAACCGGAACCCGGCGGATAACAGCACAAATTTTGCGTTCTATGCGTTCTTTTGCGGTTACAATTAAAATTAGAAAGACCTAATGGAAACCGCGGGACATAATACATACAGAGTTCAATCGGTTTGTGAGACTGTCGCCGTTAATGCTGCGTGGGACAAACCGGAGTGGGAGAAAATTACACCGCTCATGTTAAATCAATACATGGGTCATTTGCCGGCCCACCGCCCTGAAACACAGGTGAAGCTGGGATGGAATCAGGAATATATTCATGTAATTTTTAAGGTAAAAGACAGTTATGTGCGGGCCGTTGCGACAGAGCATCATGAAATGGTGTGCCGGGACAGTTGCGTCGAATTTTTCTTTACGCCGTCAGCCGATATACGTCAGGGCTATTTTAATCTGGAGATAAATTGCATCGGTACAATATTGCTGTATCATCAGTGCGGCAGAAACAAAGACCGGGTTATAGTGGATCAGGCGGATATTGATTCACTCAAGGTGGCCACTTCTTTGCCGTATCGGCAGGCGATAGATCCGGAAATTGTTCAGCCGGTGGAGTGGACTGTGGAGTATGCTCTGCCTTGGGAAATATTGAAAAAAATATGCGGATGTGGTGCCGCCGGCGCCCGGAGTTGTCTGGCAGGGAAATTTTTATAAGTGCGCCGATCAAACGTCGCATCCCCACTGGTTGACGTGGTCAAAGATTCCGCTGCCGAAGCCGGATTTTCATGTTCCGCAATATTTCGGGCAATTAGAATTTACGGATTAAGAATTATTTAGTGTAACCGCAGATGACGCGGATAAAAATAAATTTAGTGATAAAAGAAGCGTGTTCCACAAATTTTCAATTTTATTTTGGAGAAATAGATTATGTCAGCGGGATTGTTTGATATTCAGGTGAACGGCTTTGCCGGTGTGGACTTCCAGCAGATGAATGTAAGTTTAAGCGCACTGCGGCGTGCGGTGGATAAATTGCATGAACATCAGACGTCCCGTTTTTTTCTGACGCTGATTACGGATGATTCAGCGCGGCTGGAAAAAAAACTGGCGCACTATGAACAGCTGCGTGCGGCGGACCCGGTGATTGCCGAAACGGTGTGCGGTTATCATCTGGAAGGGCCGTGGCTTTCGCCGGAACCCGGATTTCACGGTGCGCATGATCCGCAGTTTATGGGTCCGCCGGAAATTAAACTGTTTGAACGGTTTCAGCGCGCCGCCGGCGGGAATGTCCGTTTAATCACACTGGCACCGGAACAGCCGGGCAGCGCGGAGTTTATTCGCGCCGCAGTTTCTGCCGGCGTACAGATTTCGCTGGGACATACCAACGCCGGTGCAAAGGATATTGAGGATGCCGTGGCCGCCGGCGCAAAATTCTGTACGCATCTCGGCAACGGCGTACCGCCGGAACTGCCGCGTCATGATAACGTGATTCAGCGGTTGCTGGCGCGCGACGAACTGACCGCATTTTTTATTCCCGACGGCATTCATCTGCCGCCGTTCGTTTTGCAAAATCTGTTCCGCGCTAAACCTGCCGGCAAGGCGCTGTTTACAACTGACTGTATGGCTGCCGCCGCTGCACCGCCGGGCAATTATACGCTGGGTGCGATGAAGGTTGCCGTCGGCAAAGACCGCATTGTGCGTCAGCCTGGACGTCCCGGTTTCGCCGGTTCGGCGTTAACTGCGGACGACGGCGTAAAAAATATTTACAAGTGGCTCGGCCTGTCAGAAGCAGAAAGCCGCGCGCTGTTTTCACCGGAAATTGTAAAACAGTTTAGCCTGACAGAGCCGGTTTAACCGCGGATTTAAACAGATGAAGATGGATTTTCTAAAATGTCTGCCGGAAAATGAGCGGAAAAAAGAAAATAGATTTCATTTTTTATTCACCGGATGCTCGTTTTTTATCCGTTTATATCTGCGTCATCCGCGGTTAATTTATTAATACGATTGGAGGTTCTTTATGACCGATACGCAGTGGCAGGTTTTGTTAAATATTATTCGCGGTGAAACGGTTAATCCGGTTCCGGCGGGATTTATCATCGACAGCCCGTGGCTGCCGGGCTGGTTCGGCTGCAGTACGCTCGATTATTTTGCCAGCGATGAAATCTGGTTTGAAGCCAACCGGCGCGCAGTTGAAACGTTTCCGGAAATTATTTTTCTGCCGGGATTCTGGTCGGAATATGGAATGTGCACCGAACCTTCCGCGTTTGGATCGCGCTGCATGTGGAACGAAAACAACCTGCCGCACGCCGACCGGATTGTTGATGATGTAGACAACCTGCCGGAATTCTGTAAAAAATTCCGGCGGCCGGATGTCACAGTTGCCGGTATGCTGCCGTTTGTGTTGAGCCGCGTGCGCCGGATGGAACCGGCGGTGCAGCGCATCGGACATCAGTACCGTTTCGCCGTTGCGCGCGGGCCGCTGAATATTCTTTCGTTTTTAATGGGAACCACCGATTCCCTGATGGCGTTGAAACTTTATGAAGAGGAAACGCATTTTCTGCTGAATGAAGTTTCAGAGTTCCTCGTTGATTGGATCGGACTGCAGCTGAAAACGTTTCCGGCGATGGACGGCATTCTGCTGCTGGACGATATCATCGGTTTTCTCGGTGAAGAGGACTGTCGGGCATTCGCGGTTCCGTATTTGAAAAAAATTTACGGTGCGTTTGATGTGAGCGTAAAGTTTCTGCATAACGACGCCGAAGGCCGTGTCTGTGCGCCGTTCCTGCCGGAAACCGGTGTGAATTTATTTAATTTCAGTTTTAACCACAGCATCCCGGCAATGCAGAAGCTGACCAAAGGGCAGGTTGCACTGCTGGGAAATATTCCGCCGCGCGATGTGCTGGCGCAGGAAACACCGTCGCAGATTGAAAACTGTGTGCGCGAAACACTCTCCGGAATTCATGATAAACGCCGTCTGATTCTTTCCGCTGGCGGTGGAATGCCGCAGGACGTCAGTACAGAAAATATTAATGCGTTTTTGCGTGGCATAAAATAATATCAAATTAACTTAACTGGTATTTTTTACCACGGATGACACGGATATAAACGGATGAAAGAAATATTTTTGACGGGATTTACAGGATTAACGGAATTTGAATTTTATCCAGTAAATCCTGTTAATCATGTCAAAAAATTCTCCGTTCTCTTTGCTGCCTCTTTGTGAAGATCCGTTTAAATCCGTGGTTAAATCAATGTGAATCAGGATAATTTTATATAATTCCCTGCGCGGGTTCCGGTTTTCACCGTGGAATTTGTATAAAAATGAAATATCGTCTTGATTGCGTATATTTATTAAACTACTTTCTCAAACTATTGAGAAAAAATAAGGAGGCAGAAAATGAATAACCTGTTTACTATCGAAGATAAAGTGATTGTCGTTACCGGTGCGGCAGGAGTTCTGGCAGGCGGTGCTGCGAATTATCTGCAGGAGCAGGGCGCAACGGTGATTTATCTTGATCTAAATCAGGCTGGCGCGGACAGAACGGTTGCGGCAGCGCAGAAGATTTCCGATAAGTGCTGCGGTTTTGCATGCAATGTGCTGAATCAGGATGCGCTGAATTCGGTTTACGATGCGGTACTGGAACGTTACGGAAAAGTGGATGTGCTGATTAACGGTGCCGGCGGAAATATGCCCGGTGCAACGATCGGCCCGGATCAGGATATTTTTGATTTGAAGATTGATGATTACGGCAAGGTATTGGATCTGAACCTGAAAGGAACGGTGCTGCCGACAATGACGTTCGCCAGGGCGTTCAAAAAACAGAAATCCGGCTGCGTAATTAATTTTTCGTCGATGTCCGCCACGCAGGCGCTGACGCGCGTGCTCGGTTATTCAAACGCGAAGGCAGGAGTTGATAATCTGACGCGCTGGCTGGCATCAGAATTCGCGATCCGCTATGGCGCCGGAATCCGCGTGAATGCAATTGCTCCGGGATTTTTCGTCGGCAAGCAGAACCGCGCGTTATTAATCAATGAAGACGGTTCATATACTGAACGCGGTCAGCAGGTGATTAATAAAACGCCGTTCCGGCGTTTCGGCGAACAGCACGAAGTGTACGGCACAATTCATTATCTGATTTCAGATGCCGCCGCATTTGTTACCGGTGTAATTGTTCCGGTGGACGGCGGGTTTTCTGCTTTTTCGGGTGTTTAAGAATGATTCGTCTTAAGGAAACGATGCGCTGGTTTGGTCCGGCTGATCCGGTTACGCTCTGTGATATTAAACAGTGCGGCTGTTCCGGTGTAATTACATCACTGCATCACATTCCTTATGGCGATGTGTGGACACGCGAAGAAATTATAAAGCGGAAAAAGGAATTGGATGCGTGCGGTCTTGAGTGGATCGCAGTTGAATCAGTTCCGGTTTCCGAGGAGATAAAAACACGTACCGGCGGTTATTTACGGCATATAGACAATTACCAACAAACAATTCAAAATCTCGGCGCTGAAGGCATCAATGTTGTAATTTATAATTTTATGCCGGTACTCGACTGGGTACGCACTGATCTTCAGTACGCTCTTCCTGACGGAACGGAATGCCTTTATTTTGATCCGGTGAAATTTGCGGCATTTGAAATTTATCTCTTGAAACGCA is drawn from Kiritimatiellales bacterium and contains these coding sequences:
- a CDS encoding PEP-CTERM sorting domain-containing protein, whose amino-acid sequence is MNKTCTSKYNKGLVFAVVSAVIFSLAIPTQTIADIVYAQGFANDTGSSAKLSDYGWYSYSNTNALNVSGNNRVAQQNGSAALTAVNADTPYGDNIPQGFYTAASGAISLAYVELALSGYTDISLSFGVRNSVDTSSTRFAIKVGSDWYVSETTYNQITSSFVTYSLDLLADTEFRAVNFTPSVELAISTDPVVEFGDIAGNITAVGFFLDPNHGGATTTMRVDNFIVTAIPEPATLGLLITSIAGVLSLRRVRRA
- a CDS encoding glucosamine-6-phosphate deaminase, yielding MKKTQRKPVIHIGKTKKEISIAAGELGARLIRKAIKEKGRANIIVATGASQLDMLQTLTTAKNIDWTKVTAFHLDEYIGLPITHPASFRKYLWERFVSQLPLPLAAFHYLNPEKNPVAECRRVSEIIRKHPVDVCFAGFGENGHLAFNDPPADFKTAEPYIVVDLDEACRKQQLGEGWFKTLAQVPKQAISMSVKQIMKSKAIVCTVPGKVKAQAAKDCLNGKITPQHPASILQRHSFVRYFLDEDAASLLGK
- a CDS encoding carbohydrate-binding family 9-like protein translates to METAGHNTYRVQSVCETVAVNAAWDKPEWEKITPLMLNQYMGHLPAHRPETQVKLGWNQEYIHVIFKVKDSYVRAVATEHHEMVCRDSCVEFFFTPSADIRQGYFNLEINCIGTILLYHQCGRNKDRVIVDQADIDSLKVATSLPYRQAIDPEIVQPVEWTVEYALPWEILKKICGCGAAGARSCLAGKFL
- a CDS encoding uroporphyrinogen decarboxylase family protein; this encodes MTDTQWQVLLNIIRGETVNPVPAGFIIDSPWLPGWFGCSTLDYFASDEIWFEANRRAVETFPEIIFLPGFWSEYGMCTEPSAFGSRCMWNENNLPHADRIVDDVDNLPEFCKKFRRPDVTVAGMLPFVLSRVRRMEPAVQRIGHQYRFAVARGPLNILSFLMGTTDSLMALKLYEEETHFLLNEVSEFLVDWIGLQLKTFPAMDGILLLDDIIGFLGEEDCRAFAVPYLKKIYGAFDVSVKFLHNDAEGRVCAPFLPETGVNLFNFSFNHSIPAMQKLTKGQVALLGNIPPRDVLAQETPSQIENCVRETLSGIHDKRRLILSAGGGMPQDVSTENINAFLRGIK
- a CDS encoding SDR family oxidoreductase, giving the protein MNNLFTIEDKVIVVTGAAGVLAGGAANYLQEQGATVIYLDLNQAGADRTVAAAQKISDKCCGFACNVLNQDALNSVYDAVLERYGKVDVLINGAGGNMPGATIGPDQDIFDLKIDDYGKVLDLNLKGTVLPTMTFARAFKKQKSGCVINFSSMSATQALTRVLGYSNAKAGVDNLTRWLASEFAIRYGAGIRVNAIAPGFFVGKQNRALLINEDGSYTERGQQVINKTPFRRFGEQHEVYGTIHYLISDAAAFVTGVIVPVDGGFSAFSGV